Proteins from a genomic interval of Oharaeibacter diazotrophicus:
- a CDS encoding ABC transporter substrate-binding protein, with protein MRSFKRLAAGTATLSLVIGQAATLAQATELPTAVGPGEGEVAIVTWAGYIERGESDKAYDWVTDFEKETGCKVTVKTAGTSDEMVSLMNQGGFDLVTASGDASLRLIAGKTVQPVNVDLIPSWSKVDDRLKDAPWHTVDGVHYGTPYQWGPNVLMYNTDVFKEAPKSWSVVFEEQTLPDGKSNKGRVQAYDGPIYVADAALYLKTHKPELGIQDPYELNADQYAAVLDLLRSQNKIIHRYWHDAYVQIDDFTNEGVVASSSWPFQVNSLKASSKPIASVVPEEGATGWADTTMMHVSAPHPNCAYKWMEHSLSAKVQGDVSAWFGSVPAVPEACKGNALLGDEGCKINGFENFEKIAFWKTPVKACKSQPSGCVPYSKWVSDYIAVIGGR; from the coding sequence ATGCGGAGCTTCAAGCGTCTTGCCGCCGGAACCGCCACCCTGTCGCTCGTGATCGGCCAGGCCGCCACGCTGGCGCAGGCGACCGAGCTGCCGACCGCGGTCGGCCCCGGCGAGGGCGAGGTCGCCATCGTCACGTGGGCCGGCTACATCGAGCGCGGTGAGAGCGACAAGGCCTACGACTGGGTCACCGACTTCGAGAAGGAGACCGGCTGCAAGGTCACCGTGAAGACCGCCGGCACCTCCGACGAGATGGTGTCGCTGATGAACCAGGGCGGCTTCGACCTCGTCACCGCCTCCGGCGACGCCTCGCTGCGCCTGATCGCCGGCAAGACGGTGCAGCCGGTCAACGTCGACCTGATCCCGTCGTGGTCGAAGGTCGACGACCGCCTGAAGGACGCGCCCTGGCACACGGTGGACGGCGTCCACTACGGCACGCCCTACCAGTGGGGTCCGAACGTGCTGATGTACAACACCGACGTCTTCAAGGAGGCGCCGAAGAGCTGGAGCGTGGTGTTCGAGGAGCAGACGCTGCCGGACGGCAAGTCCAACAAGGGCCGCGTCCAGGCCTACGACGGCCCGATCTACGTGGCCGACGCCGCGCTCTACCTCAAGACCCACAAGCCCGAACTCGGCATCCAGGACCCCTACGAGCTCAACGCCGACCAGTACGCCGCCGTGCTCGATCTGCTGCGGTCGCAGAACAAGATCATCCACCGCTACTGGCACGACGCCTACGTCCAGATCGACGACTTCACCAACGAGGGCGTGGTCGCCTCCTCGTCCTGGCCGTTCCAGGTCAACAGCCTGAAGGCGTCGTCGAAGCCGATCGCCTCGGTGGTGCCCGAGGAGGGCGCGACCGGCTGGGCCGACACCACCATGATGCACGTCTCCGCGCCGCATCCGAACTGCGCCTACAAGTGGATGGAGCACTCGCTGTCGGCCAAGGTCCAGGGCGACGTCTCCGCGTGGTTCGGCTCGGTGCCGGCGGTGCCGGAAGCGTGCAAGGGCAACGCGCTCCTGGGCGACGAGGGCTGCAAGATCAACGGCTTCGAGAACTTCGAGAAGATCGCGTTCTGGAAGACGCCGGTGAAGGCCTGCAAGAGCCAGCCGTCGGGCTGCGTGCCCTACTCCAAGTGGGTCAGCGACTACATCGCGGTGATCGGCGGCCGCTGA
- a CDS encoding ABC transporter ATP-binding protein: MTSAVRFRSVSRHFGAVRAVDAVDLEIAPGEFFAMLGPSGSGKTTCLRLIAGFEQPTSGAIEIFGEHVEGVPPYRRAVNTVFQDYALFPHMSVVDNVAYGPMIRGVDRRTRRARAEEMLALVKLAGFGERKPAQLSGGQRQRVALARALVNEPKVLLLDEPLGALDLKLRGEMQGELKALQHRLGITFVFVTHDQTEALAMADRVAVFADGRIVQVGPPEEIYERPRTRFVADFVGGANVLEAPFAAALGLPAAPHALRGEKIRLAAHAIGARDGVAATVLDAEYHGAARRYDVMVAGGGRLVVSVPAAETAFAPGDAVRVVVPAGAATPLEG; the protein is encoded by the coding sequence ATGACCTCCGCCGTCCGATTCCGCAGCGTCTCCAGGCATTTCGGCGCCGTGCGCGCCGTCGACGCCGTCGATCTCGAGATCGCGCCCGGGGAGTTCTTCGCCATGCTCGGCCCGTCCGGGTCCGGCAAGACCACCTGCCTGCGCCTGATCGCCGGCTTCGAGCAGCCGACGTCGGGGGCGATCGAGATCTTCGGCGAGCACGTCGAGGGCGTGCCGCCCTATCGACGCGCGGTCAACACGGTGTTCCAGGACTACGCGCTGTTCCCGCACATGTCGGTGGTCGACAACGTCGCCTACGGCCCGATGATCCGCGGCGTCGACCGCCGGACGCGGCGGGCGCGGGCCGAGGAGATGCTTGCGCTGGTCAAGCTCGCGGGCTTCGGCGAGCGTAAGCCGGCGCAGCTCTCGGGCGGCCAGCGCCAACGCGTCGCGCTCGCCCGCGCGCTCGTCAACGAGCCGAAGGTGCTGCTGCTCGACGAGCCGCTCGGCGCGCTCGACCTCAAGCTGCGCGGCGAGATGCAGGGCGAACTCAAGGCGCTGCAGCACCGGCTCGGCATCACCTTCGTCTTCGTCACCCACGACCAGACCGAGGCGCTCGCCATGGCCGACCGGGTCGCGGTGTTCGCCGACGGCCGGATCGTCCAGGTCGGCCCACCCGAGGAGATCTACGAGCGGCCGCGCACGCGCTTCGTCGCCGACTTCGTCGGCGGCGCGAACGTGCTGGAGGCGCCGTTCGCGGCGGCGCTCGGCCTGCCGGCGGCGCCGCACGCGCTGCGCGGCGAGAAGATCCGCCTCGCGGCCCACGCGATCGGCGCGCGGGACGGCGTCGCCGCCACCGTGCTCGACGCCGAGTACCACGGCGCGGCGCGGCGCTACGACGTCATGGTCGCCGGCGGCGGCCGGCTGGTCGTGTCCGTCCCGGCGGCCGAAACCGCCTTCGCGCCCGGCGACGCCGTCCGCGTCGTCGTGCCGGCCGGCGCCGCGACGCCGCTGGAGGGTTGA